The genome window GTTCCGGCCCAATTTTATCGTTTATATTTCCGACAGCCGTCAATACCCCCTTACCCATATAGCGGTTTCCACCATCCCGCAATTCCAAAGCTTCATGAGTACCTGTAGAAGCTCCGGAGGGTACCGCAGCTGTTGCTATAATGCCGTTATCAAGCCAAACCTCTACCTCTACTGTAGGATTTCCTCGTGAATCAAGAATTTCTCTTCCATAAACACCCGCTATGATACCCATCCCTATCATCTCCAATTCAAAAAATTCCGTTTACCACGGCTTTTCATCAGATTTAACACGACGTTCCTCTTGCAACTCGTAAGGTATTGACTCTTTTCTTCTTATCATCTTTTCGTCGTCAATTAAAACTTTTATCGTGAGAACACGTGTTGGGTAGGCTATTTCTACAGTGTCTCCCATCCGAACCTGAGCGGAAGAACGACATTGGCGACCATTGAGGCGCACGGCTCCTACTTCTACCATCTCCTGAGCCACGACTCTCCTTTTTACTAACCTTGACTCTTTCAAATATTTATCAAGTCTCACATTGTTCCTCCATACACAAATCTAGATTAAGTATAACAAAAATTTGTATTAGCGAGCTTTCAAATTTTTGGCAATTTTACTATACTCTTCTAGCTCTTCTCTCGTTGCTTTACCTTGCAACATCCTTTTCTCAATTCTTTTAAAAACATTTTCTGACTTTCTTCTATGCAATGCTTCTGAAACAGCTTTCCAACACTCTTCTTCTTCACTGAAAGAGTCACAAAAAGCCCCTCCAGAAGCCAAAATTCTAAATGGGAGTGTTTCACTCAAATTACGCCAATGCTCTTCTAGCTTTTCTGGAGATTGCCCAGAGAAAAGAGCTGCTATCATACCCTTAAGCCCTTCATTATCTATAAGCAGAAAAACTTCATCAGGGTCAACTGTTCGACGCCGCACGGGGTTATTCCAAAGACAATATACGAGTGCCGCCTCAAGAGGGTCAATAGTTTCATTTAAAGCATTATGTTCCTCTTTTTGAGCATCTCCGTCTCTGTGCTCTGACACATTTGATTTTGACACGTTTCTTGCCACACGCAGAGAGTCAAGCTGAAGCTGCAATTCGTGAGGAAGAACTCCTAAAACAGCACTTACTCTCGGAACATAAGGCGCAATATCGATAGGATTCAGCTGAGCAAATCCTTGAAGTAAATCTTCAACGGCAGTTCTTCTTGTCTGAGGATTTTCAAGTTGCGATTGTCGCAAAGAAAGGTGGAAAAGGACTAAAGGCAACGCTCTGTTCAGCGATTTATTGAACAGAGCCTTTCCATCTTCATGGGAAAGCAAATCATCTGGATCTTTTCCTGAAGGCAATCCAACGACGCGAACATCCAAGCCACATTGCTGCAAAACATACATACTCCGTACTGTAGCCTCTTGTCCAGCTGTATCTGAATCGTAACAAATAAAGCAAAGATCCGTAAAGCGTTTTAATAGGCGCGCCTGATCTTCTGTCAAGGCTGTACCTAAGGACGCAATAGTTTCTTTATATCCTGAAAGATGCAATCGGATTGCATCCATATATCCTTCAACAAGAATCGCTCGCTTCTTTTCTCGAATCTCTTGTTTAGCTACGTGTAATAAATAGAGATTTTGACGCTTACTGTATAAAAGTCCTTCTGGGCTATTAATATATTTTGCTCCATCTCCATCTGTAACTCTTCCGCCAAAAGCAAGAAGTTTTCCTGAAACGTCGCGGATAGGAAAAATAATTCTACCCCTAAAACGATCATATACTCCTTTTGTTCCCTCTATGACAAGTCCACAATCCAATGCTTCTTTTAGAGAGGTTTTTTCTTTTTTCAAATGGCTCCATAATGAATCCCATGAAGATGGAGCCCAACCTAACTCAAACATTGGTGCATCTTCTGGCGTTATATCTCTCTTATTGAGATAATGCAATGCTATACGTCCACCAGGCTCTTTCAAAGCTGTACGATAAAATAGTAAAGAGAGCTCCATAATATCAAATAAAGAACGTTTGTCCTCACTTTTCCCAGACACAGAAGGAACAGAAAGAGTCACTCCAGCCTTGCGAGCAAGAATTTCTAGAGCTTCTCTAAAGTCTAGTCCTTCAATTTTCATAATAAACGAAAAAATGTCTCCGCCTTCTCCACATCCAAAACAGTGAAAAGTCTGCCGATCAGGAGAGACTATAAAAGAAGGGGTCTTTTCTTGATGGAAGGGACACAAGCCTTTAAAGTTTTTGCCTGTCTTATGAAGACGAACATAGTCGCCTACAACATCAACAATATCAAGTCGTTCTTTTATAAGACGAACTGCATCCTCACCCACCTGAGATCACCTCCACTTAATACAGCATAAGAAAAAAGGGGAAGGATATCAATCCTTCCCCTCAGAAAATACAATCTTTACAATAAACTTTACCTAACTTACATGAAGAGAGGAGCTAAAACCAAAGCTACGACTGACATCAACTTAATCAAAATATTCAAGCTTGGACCAGACGTATCTTTGAAAGGATCTCCCACTGTGTCTCCTACAACTGCAGCAGCGTGATTACTTGTTCCCTTACCGCCGAAGTTTCCTTCTTCTATGTACTTTTTGGCGTTATCCCACGCACCACCCGAGTTTGACATGAAGATAGCCATCATAACACCGGTAACGATAGATCCTCCGAGAAGACCACCCAATGCTTCAGGACCAAGAATCAATCCAACAAGAATAGGGGTAATGACAGCCAAAAGACCAGGAATAACCATTTCTTTCAAAGCAGCGCCAGTTGAAATATCAACACATCGCTCATACTCTGGGCGTCCTGTTCCCTCCATAATGCCTGGAATCTCACGGAACTGTCTTCGGACTTCATCAATCATGGATTGAGCAGCTCGTCCAACAGCCTGAATTGTCAAAGCGCTGAAAAGGAAAGGTAACATGCCTCCGATGAACAACCCCACCATAACCTGAGGATCTTTTAAGTCAATGGCATCAAGATTAACAGCATGCGCATATGCAGCAAAAAGAGCTAACGCTGTAAGAGCTGCGGAACCAATGGCCAAACCTTTACCCATAGCAGCTGTAGTATTCCCTACGGCGTCAAGTTTATCGGTAATTTCGCGAACTTCATGAGGAAGGTGACTCATTTCTGCGATTCCACCAGCGTTATCAGCGATAGGTCCGTAAGCATCAACGCTCAGTGTCATTCCAGTGATTGAAAGCATACCAACGGCTGCACATGCAATACCGAAGAGGCCTCCAAATTTATAACCAACAAGAGAAGCAACACAGATCAGTATAACAGGTATAACAGTGGATTTCATTCCCACAGCTATACCGGAAAGAATAACAGTAGCTGGTCCTGTCTCTGAGGATTTGGCGATCTGCTTAACAGAATTATAGTCTCCAGACGTATAAATTTCAGTCACATAACCAATGAGAACTCCCACAGCCACTCCGGAAAGAACAGCCCAGAAAAGAGTTAAGTCTCCCAAAACAGCTTTGGTTACAAAGAAAGAGCCTGCAATCATAACTCCGCCTGTTACAAAGGTACCTATTCTGAGAGCAACCTGTGCATTGCCGCCTTCTTTAACACGGACAAACATCGTTCCGATAATGGCTGAAACAATTCCTAAACCAGCCAGAAGAAGGGGATAGTAAATGCCACGACCTCCAAAAACGGTCAAACCAATAGCCATAGCTGCAATAATCGAATTTACATATGATTCAAAAAGGTCGGCACCCATTCCGGCAATATCTCCAACGTTATCACCAACGTTATCGGCAATAACAGCTGGATTACGTGGGTCGTCTTCAGGAATTCCGGCTTCAACTTTACCAACCAAGTCAGCTCCCACATCGGCAGCTTTAGTATAAATGCCTCCACCAACACGAGCGAAAAGAGCAATGGAGCTTGCTCCGAAACCAAAACCTGTTATGATGTTGGGATCCTTGAAAAGAACGTAGCAAAGCATTATTCCAAGAACACCAAGACCGACAACAGACATCCCCATAACGCTTCCGCCACGGAAAGCGACACCAAGAGCCTCATTCATTCCATGAGTGGCAGCATAAGAAGTTCTTCCATTAGAGCGTGTGGCAACTGTCATGCCAATATATCCAGCGATAGCACTGAAGAGAGCACCTACTAAGAAAGAAACAGCTGTCCCCATGCCGATTTTAAAGCCAAGAAGAGCTCCAACAAGTATTGCGAAAGGGAACAACCAACGATACTCCCTCGAAAGGAAAGCCATTGCCCCACCATGAATGATTTCTGAAAGTTCATTAACTCTTTCGTTTTTGACTTCAAACGCTTTAATTTTGCTATATGCAAAGAAAGCGTAAACGAGAGCCAGAACTCCAGATCCTACTACGATCCAAAACGCCTGAGAATCCATACAAAGAAACCTCCCTTTAATTCATAAAAACTTGAAAAAGACAGCCCGCCTCAATAGGCGGGCAACTACGGCCAAAAACTCAGTCAATTATAGTAAGGAGAGATAGTAAAGACAAGTGATAAAACCTATTTCCTTTTGTCTTTCTTTATAAATATTTCAATATTTCCATTTAATTTTCCTATTTTCTTCAAAGAAGAGAGCATGCCCTTTATGCCACCCTCGATAAACTCCGCTACAAAAGGTTTTAAATGTATATACTCCCCTTCTACAGTCAGAGTAAGTTTATTGGGATTTGCCTTACGAGATAATGAAAGAATATATTCCGCCAAAAATTTTTCTTCTCCAACATAAAATATTTGTCTTGAACATTTCGTCTCTTTTTCTCTCTTTGAATTCAAACTGTAAAAAGCAACAACTCCCAAAATATCTGAAGGACAATCTTCAGGTTCTCCTATCCAAACCTTCGGGTAGGAGAAAGATTTTCCCCCTTCAATTAGAAGAATGTCAAGATCAGGCTCTATATTATACTGTATTTTTTCAAGGGGCAAGTCTCCTGCTTTTTCATATCGATAACCATCAACACCCCAATAAAGCACCGGGATATCGTATAATAAAGCTTTTCCCGTATCTGTATGGCATGATGATAAAACTTTTTCATGAGAGTGTTTGACATAAGTAACTTTAGCATCAGCTTCCTTTAGATATTCAAGCAATAAAAGGCAAAGGCTTGTTTTACCACTGTTTTTTATCCCAGCGACAGTAAAAATAAAAGCCATATCAAGTCACTCTTTCGCCCGATCTGAAGGAGTCTCAATCGGACTTGTTTTCACGCTGTATTCTCGTATGTAGCCCTTCCAGATATTTCTATAGCTATCAAGCAAAAAGACAAAAAGGCTTATGATCAAAGGCCCCAAGAACAATCCGAGAAAACCCCAAGATGCTAAACCCCCGACAACACCTATAAAAATAATAAGTACGTGAGCTTTTCCTCCGCCAGAAATAAATATGGGACGAATAAAATTATCGACCATACTCACAATGGTAAGTCCCCAGATTGAAAGAATAAGAGCTTCTTTTATCTGCCCATTGTAAAAAAGATATATAGCTCCCGGCCCCCAAATAAGTGGTGTACCAATAAAGGGTATCATTGCCAGCAATGCCATAATTGCGCCAAAAAGTGCAGGGCTAGGGAGTCCTACATACCACCATCCCAGAGCTCCGAGAACACCCTGAATACCGGCGGTAAGGGTGATGCCATAAATAACCGCTTGTAGAATTTGCTTTGCCCTATTGAAAAAAGCTTCTTTTTCTTTTAAAGGAAGAGGCACAATATCATTTACATAGTCTAGAATAACGTGTCCGTCTCTAATCATGAAGAAAGAAGCCACAACAATAACTATAAGTTGATAAAGGATACGTATAGAATCTCCCAAAAAAGATCTGGAGGTATCTGCTAACGTGGAGGCAATCCATGACCCAATCTGTTCTATGACATTGACTAAGAAGGGATAATCCTCTAAGAAAGGACGTATTCTATTGGCAATTATTTCAGGGAAGAAAAGATTCATCAGTCCTTTGCCTTGTTCAATGTTCACCTTTGACAAAATCGAGGCGAGATGTCCATATATTCGTATTCCTTCCCTAGCCAGTGTAACGCCTACAAAGATGGCTGGTACAACTATAAGAAGAATGAGAATCGCTGTGGATAGGACAGCTGCAACGTTAGGGTATTTCCCCTTAAATAATTTTCCGTGAATAATTTTATAAAAAGGATAAACAAAAAACGACAATATGGCTGACCATGCCAACGGACGAAGCAGATTAAAGGACACCAGATATGCAAGAGCACCCAATGCTAAAAAAACAATTGTAAACGGAAGGAAAAAATTTCGAATCCGTTTATAAGGCCGCCGACTCTGGTATGTCAAAACAATCTCTCCCATCCCACACTTCAATTATAAACATTTATTTTTCATGAACTATTAATTCTGTAACATCTGGCCTCGAATAGTGGCCGCAGACATCAAATTCCATTCTAGCCCTTGCAGACTCATCGGGATTAATGTCGGCATAAATGATGCATTCTTTATCCCAAACAGGTTCAGTAACATAGTGACCGTAAGGATCGATAATGGCAGAGCCTCCATTACAGGGTGTATCAGGCAGCTTTTCAATTTCAGCAGCAGGGCCATGGTATCCAACAGGATACATTTCTTTTGTAAAATACTGATTAACATGAAAAACATAACATTTGCCCTCAATAGCAATGTGCTTAATAGTACTATGCCATTCAGGATTATTGTTAGTATTGGGGCATAGATATAATGAAACCCCCTTCTGATAAAGTGCTACACGAGCGAGAGGCATATAGTTTTCCCAGCAAATCAAAGCTCCCATTTTCCCCCATGGCGTATCAACTACAGGAAAATAATCCTTGTTGGCATCTGCCCAAATCACTCGTTCTGTACCTGTAGGCTTCAACTTCCGATGATTACACAGCAGGTCTCCTTCCGGGGAGAAAATCATATTGGAACAGTACAATGAACCATTATTATAGTCCCGCTCGGTATAGCCTATGCTAACATAGGCACGTGCCTCTTTTGCTGCAGCACCTATCTTATCAGTATCTCCACTAGGGCAGAGGAGTGCATTGTCATAATAGATTTTCCAGTCATCTCGACAAGCTTCCGTTCGTGAACCGACGGTAAATCCATATGTCAATCCATACGGATAACAAGGAATAATAGACTCAGGAAATATAATCAATTCTGCTCCATTCGCGCCAGCTTCTCTAATTTGTCCACAAACCTTTTCGATAGTGGAATTCTTATCAAACATAACTGGGGAAGCCTGGACCAAGGCAACTTTTAAATATTTTGATAAGTCTTTCATAGCAACCTCCAAGCAAAATACAACTTATATTGTCCAACAGTAAAAGTATACCAGTTCCATAGACAAAGAGTATATAGATTTATTGTTGATTATAAAATCACCTTGATTTATAATATCGAATTCGTATTCAATATATACCGCAAGTTGACGGTGTATTTTTTTACTCTCATTATTGAATATAAATTCATTTTTAAGGAGATACTCGAATGAACAAAGAAGAAAGAGTTCAACTTATGTTACATGGAGATTTAAAGAAAACCTTATTAAAAATGGGTATTCCAACCGTGTTTGGAATGCTTATCAATGCTCTGTATATCGTTGTTGATGGCTATTTTGTTACTGGACTTGGTACATCGGCTTTTGCCGCAGTCTCTGTAGTATTTCCATTGGTTCAGATTGTTATTGGGATCGGTCTCGTTTTCGGTACAGGAGGTTCTTCCTATATAGCTCGATTGCTGGGAGCTGGGGAAAAAGAGCGTGCTAATCGCACTGCATCTACGACCCTGTTCGGCGGGTTGATAGGAAGTATTTTTTTCATAGTCCTTTTTCTCCTGTTTATCAAACCTCTGCTCTTTACGTTGGGAGCTACTGAACAAAGCTATGGTTTTGCCCACAAATACGCCACTATTATCCTATCTGGATCAATATTCAATATTCTGTCTATCATAATGGGCAATTTAACGATAGCGGAAGGACGCGTAAAACTTACTATGATAGGAATGACAACAGGAGCTGTTCTCAATATTATTCTTGATCCAATTTTTATATATACTCTGTCCATGGGTGTTTCTGGTGCTGCCATTGCCACTGTCTTAGCAGAATTCATTGCTAATATATTTTATTTCCAGTTTATTTTACGGAAGAAGAGCTATCTTCATTATTCTCTCAAAAACTTTCGACCAGATAAAATTATGTTGCAAGAAATTTTCAAGATTGGTCTCCCTAGCTTTTTTGTTCAACTGCTTACTAGTCTTTCTATGGGGTATACCAATCAACAAGCCAGAATGCTTGGCGGAGATGACATGGTGGCAGCAATGGGCGTCATGTTACGCTTGATGGCATTGGGATCTTTTGTGGTTTTTGGTTATACTAAAGGTTATCAACCCGTTGTTGGAGCAAATTATGGAGCAAAACAGTATCATCGAGTACGCTTGGCTATCCGCACTACTCTTCTTTGGCTCACTAGTTTCTGCGCTATTTTTGGAATATCGATTGCTCTTTTCAGTCATCCCATCGCTATGGCATTTTCAAACGACTCTTTAGAAGTTTCAAAGCTCGCCTCAAAAGCACTTTTATTAAATGGGCTTATCTTCATTGGTTTCGGATTTCAATGTACCTATTCGCAGGCGTTTCTGGCGCTAGGGAGAGGTAAGGAAAGTTTTATACTGAATATATCTCGACAAGGAATATTTTTCTTCCCAGCAATGTATTTTTTATCTAAATACTTTGGGATCAAAGGTATTTTTTGGGCTCAACCTATAGCTGATATTTGCACGATTATCCAAACGTTATTTTTAGTTCTTCGAGCAAATAAAACACTGCACTTTTGACAATAAGGGGGAGGAAGTTTATGCCGCAAGTTTTAAAAGAAGAAATTCGTGAACGAATTTTTTACGCAGCAGAGGAAGTTTTTTATGAAAAAGACTTTCGAAGTGCAAAAATGCAAGACATTGCGAATCGTGCAGGGATTCCGGTAGGACTTATCTACTCCTATTATAAAAACAAAGAAGACCTGTTCAATGATGTAGTTGAACCTGTATATTTTGCTTTTCATCAAGCAATTAAAGAAGAAGAATCGTCTCTACATGGATTTACTTCGAAAAGTTCTCAAGATGCTGGAGTAATATATATGAACAACCTTTTTGCAAATCATAAAAAACTTGTAATTTTAGTGGACAAGGGCTCTGGGACAAAGCACGCACACGCAAAAGATGAGCTTGTTCATATTCTTGAACTTCATATTCGGAAAGCGCTAGATTCAAAAACAATCAGACACTATGACAACATGCTTATTCACATTCTAGCATCCAATTTTACGGAAAGTTTGCTGGAAATTGCACGCCATTACAAAAATGATCAATGGGCTCAAGAGATGTTTGCTTTAGTTAATCAGTGTTATTTCAAGGGAGTTGACTCTTTGTGAAAAAGCAGAGCGGCTTCAAAAGAAGCCGCTCTGAATATTTATAGAATTATTTGTAAGCGCTTACTCCCACTCTATAGTGGAGGGTGGCTTACTGGTAACATCAAGGACAACCCTGTTAATTCCCTTAACAGCATTACAAATTCTCCGAGACGTTCTATCTAATACATCGTAAGGAACACGCACCCAATCAGCAGTCATTCCATCTGCAGATTCAACTGCACGAAGAGCAACCACTTCAGCGTAGGTTCTTGAATCTCCCATAACTCCTACGGTCTTAACTGGCAAAAGAATACAGAAAGACTGCCACACTGTAGGATAGAGGTCACTCTTTGAAAACTCTTCTCTAAAGATTTCATCTGCAGCTCTTAATGTCTCAAGACGTTCTTTTGTAAGTTCTCCCAAGCATCTCACTGCCAGGCCAGGACCAGGGAAAGGCTGTCTATTAACGATATCGTCTGGAATTCCCAATAATGTACCTATTGTCCGCACTTCGTCTTTAAAAAGATCGCGCAGAGGTTCAAGAACCTTTAGTTTCATATCATCAGGCAATCCACCAACATTATGATGGCTCTTAATGACAGAAGCACCTTTTCCTTTTTGACCGCTCTCAATAACGTCTGGGTAGAGAGTTCCCTGAAGAAGCCATTCTGCATCCTCAACTTTAGCTGCTTCCGCTTCAAAAACGCGTATAAAGGTCTCCCCTATTATCTTTCGTTTTCGTTCAGGATCGGTAACACCCTTTAGGGCTTCCAAGAAACGATCACTAGCGTCCACATAATGCACATTAAGATCTAATTGCTTATATTGCTCCAAAACTCGCTCAGCTTCCTGATACCTTAATAAACCATTATTAACAAATATACATTCGAGACGATCACCAATAGCCTTTGCAGTCAACACAGCAGCGACAGTTGAATCGACTCCGCCAGAAAGACCACAAATGACTCTAGTATTCTGGGTCGTCTTTTTTATATCCTCAACCATGGTATCAATCCAGTTTCCAAGATCCCAATCTCCAGTACATGAACAAATATTGAAAAGGAAGTTGGAAAGAATTGCCGTTCCGTTCTGCGTATGAGCAACTTCAGGATGAAACTGCAATCCCCAAATATGTTTTTCTTCCATTGCGAAGGCTGCAGGAACCCCACCATCTGTTTCTGCCAAAAGCTTTGCCCCATCTGGAAGTTTGGAAATATGATCACCATGACTCATCCATACTTCAAATGTCTCAGGCACACTCTTCAAAAGCAAAGAATTCAACTCTTTCAGAGAAATGGCTGTTCGCCCATACTCCCGGCTTACTCCGGAATCGACATGCCCACCTAAAAGTTTTGTCAAAAGCTGCATTCCGTAACATACTCCCAAAATAGGAACACCAATATTAAAAAGATCTGCAGAAACAGTTGGGCTGCCTTCTTCCATAACGCTCTGAGGTCCACCAGATATAATAACGCCACGAGGCTGACGTTGACGAATATCGTCAACAGAGGTATCCCAAGGCAATATTTCGCTATGCACCTTCAGTTCCCTTATTCTTCTAGCTATCAGCTGTGTGAACTGAGAGCCACAATCAAGAATCACTATATTATCCATTTACATTCCTCCGAAAAAGAGCAAAATTCTCAAGGTAAATTCGTACTTCAATTATATTACCAGAAAGAGAAAAGAGGGAAAAGAAAAGCCTCCACTTTCGTGGAGGCTTTTCTTCATATTTATATTTTGTCGATTGCTGATATTCCTAATACATGCCTTCCATTCCGCCCATGCCACCCGGGCCACCCGGCATTGGAGTAGCACTCTTAGGTTCTGGTTTGTCAGCAACAATAGCTTCAGTGGTCAGAACCATAGCTGCAATGGAACCAGCATTCTGCAATGCGCTGCGTGTAACCTTTACAGGATCAATAATTCCGGCCTCAATCATGTCAACATATTCGCCGGTAGCAGCATTTAGACCATTACCAGTCTTCAAGCCGCGAACTTTCTCAACAATGACATCGCCCTGATATCCAGCATTCTGAGCAATAAGATGCAACGGAGCTGTAAGGGAACTCAACACAATTGTACCGCCAGTTTTCACATCGCCGGCAAAATCCTCAAGATATGTCTCAAGGGAAGCAAGGCAGTTGATTATAGCAACACCGCCACCTGCAACGATTCCTTCCTCAACAGCAGCTCTTGTAGCGTTAAGAGCATCTTCAATACGATGTTTGAGCTCTTTC of Aminobacterium sp. MB27-C1 contains these proteins:
- a CDS encoding sodium-translocating pyrophosphatase, giving the protein MDSQAFWIVVGSGVLALVYAFFAYSKIKAFEVKNERVNELSEIIHGGAMAFLSREYRWLFPFAILVGALLGFKIGMGTAVSFLVGALFSAIAGYIGMTVATRSNGRTSYAATHGMNEALGVAFRGGSVMGMSVVGLGVLGIMLCYVLFKDPNIITGFGFGASSIALFARVGGGIYTKAADVGADLVGKVEAGIPEDDPRNPAVIADNVGDNVGDIAGMGADLFESYVNSIIAAMAIGLTVFGGRGIYYPLLLAGLGIVSAIIGTMFVRVKEGGNAQVALRIGTFVTGGVMIAGSFFVTKAVLGDLTLFWAVLSGVAVGVLIGYVTEIYTSGDYNSVKQIAKSSETGPATVILSGIAVGMKSTVIPVILICVASLVGYKFGGLFGIACAAVGMLSITGMTLSVDAYGPIADNAGGIAEMSHLPHEVREITDKLDAVGNTTAAMGKGLAIGSAALTALALFAAYAHAVNLDAIDLKDPQVMVGLFIGGMLPFLFSALTIQAVGRAAQSMIDEVRRQFREIPGIMEGTGRPEYERCVDISTGAALKEMVIPGLLAVITPILVGLILGPEALGGLLGGSIVTGVMMAIFMSNSGGAWDNAKKYIEEGNFGGKGTSNHAAAVVGDTVGDPFKDTSGPSLNILIKLMSVVALVLAPLFM
- a CDS encoding carbon-nitrogen hydrolase family protein; translated protein: MKDLSKYLKVALVQASPVMFDKNSTIEKVCGQIREAGANGAELIIFPESIIPCYPYGLTYGFTVGSRTEACRDDWKIYYDNALLCPSGDTDKIGAAAKEARAYVSIGYTERDYNNGSLYCSNMIFSPEGDLLCNHRKLKPTGTERVIWADANKDYFPVVDTPWGKMGALICWENYMPLARVALYQKGVSLYLCPNTNNNPEWHSTIKHIAIEGKCYVFHVNQYFTKEMYPVGYHGPAAEIEKLPDTPCNGGSAIIDPYGHYVTEPVWDKECIIYADINPDESARARMEFDVCGHYSRPDVTELIVHEK
- a CDS encoding TetR/AcrR family transcriptional regulator → MPQVLKEEIRERIFYAAEEVFYEKDFRSAKMQDIANRAGIPVGLIYSYYKNKEDLFNDVVEPVYFAFHQAIKEEESSLHGFTSKSSQDAGVIYMNNLFANHKKLVILVDKGSGTKHAHAKDELVHILELHIRKALDSKTIRHYDNMLIHILASNFTESLLEIARHYKNDQWAQEMFALVNQCYFKGVDSL
- a CDS encoding AI-2E family transporter; this translates as MTYQSRRPYKRIRNFFLPFTIVFLALGALAYLVSFNLLRPLAWSAILSFFVYPFYKIIHGKLFKGKYPNVAAVLSTAILILLIVVPAIFVGVTLAREGIRIYGHLASILSKVNIEQGKGLMNLFFPEIIANRIRPFLEDYPFLVNVIEQIGSWIASTLADTSRSFLGDSIRILYQLIVIVVASFFMIRDGHVILDYVNDIVPLPLKEKEAFFNRAKQILQAVIYGITLTAGIQGVLGALGWWYVGLPSPALFGAIMALLAMIPFIGTPLIWGPGAIYLFYNGQIKEALILSIWGLTIVSMVDNFIRPIFISGGGKAHVLIIFIGVVGGLASWGFLGLFLGPLIISLFVFLLDSYRNIWKGYIREYSVKTSPIETPSDRAKE
- the guaA gene encoding glutamine-hydrolyzing GMP synthase gives rise to the protein MDNIVILDCGSQFTQLIARRIRELKVHSEILPWDTSVDDIRQRQPRGVIISGGPQSVMEEGSPTVSADLFNIGVPILGVCYGMQLLTKLLGGHVDSGVSREYGRTAISLKELNSLLLKSVPETFEVWMSHGDHISKLPDGAKLLAETDGGVPAAFAMEEKHIWGLQFHPEVAHTQNGTAILSNFLFNICSCTGDWDLGNWIDTMVEDIKKTTQNTRVICGLSGGVDSTVAAVLTAKAIGDRLECIFVNNGLLRYQEAERVLEQYKQLDLNVHYVDASDRFLEALKGVTDPERKRKIIGETFIRVFEAEAAKVEDAEWLLQGTLYPDVIESGQKGKGASVIKSHHNVGGLPDDMKLKVLEPLRDLFKDEVRTIGTLLGIPDDIVNRQPFPGPGLAVRCLGELTKERLETLRAADEIFREEFSKSDLYPTVWQSFCILLPVKTVGVMGDSRTYAEVVALRAVESADGMTADWVRVPYDVLDRTSRRICNAVKGINRVVLDVTSKPPSTIEWE
- a CDS encoding S4 domain-containing protein; this encodes MRLDKYLKESRLVKRRVVAQEMVEVGAVRLNGRQCRSSAQVRMGDTVEIAYPTRVLTIKVLIDDEKMIRRKESIPYELQEERRVKSDEKPW
- the dnaG gene encoding DNA primase, with translation MGEDAVRLIKERLDIVDVVGDYVRLHKTGKNFKGLCPFHQEKTPSFIVSPDRQTFHCFGCGEGGDIFSFIMKIEGLDFREALEILARKAGVTLSVPSVSGKSEDKRSLFDIMELSLLFYRTALKEPGGRIALHYLNKRDITPEDAPMFELGWAPSSWDSLWSHLKKEKTSLKEALDCGLVIEGTKGVYDRFRGRIIFPIRDVSGKLLAFGGRVTDGDGAKYINSPEGLLYSKRQNLYLLHVAKQEIREKKRAILVEGYMDAIRLHLSGYKETIASLGTALTEDQARLLKRFTDLCFICYDSDTAGQEATVRSMYVLQQCGLDVRVVGLPSGKDPDDLLSHEDGKALFNKSLNRALPLVLFHLSLRQSQLENPQTRRTAVEDLLQGFAQLNPIDIAPYVPRVSAVLGVLPHELQLQLDSLRVARNVSKSNVSEHRDGDAQKEEHNALNETIDPLEAALVYCLWNNPVRRRTVDPDEVFLLIDNEGLKGMIAALFSGQSPEKLEEHWRNLSETLPFRILASGGAFCDSFSEEEECWKAVSEALHRRKSENVFKRIEKRMLQGKATREELEEYSKIAKNLKAR
- a CDS encoding MATE family efflux transporter yields the protein MNKEERVQLMLHGDLKKTLLKMGIPTVFGMLINALYIVVDGYFVTGLGTSAFAAVSVVFPLVQIVIGIGLVFGTGGSSYIARLLGAGEKERANRTASTTLFGGLIGSIFFIVLFLLFIKPLLFTLGATEQSYGFAHKYATIILSGSIFNILSIIMGNLTIAEGRVKLTMIGMTTGAVLNIILDPIFIYTLSMGVSGAAIATVLAEFIANIFYFQFILRKKSYLHYSLKNFRPDKIMLQEIFKIGLPSFFVQLLTSLSMGYTNQQARMLGGDDMVAAMGVMLRLMALGSFVVFGYTKGYQPVVGANYGAKQYHRVRLAIRTTLLWLTSFCAIFGISIALFSHPIAMAFSNDSLEVSKLASKALLLNGLIFIGFGFQCTYSQAFLALGRGKESFILNISRQGIFFFPAMYFLSKYFGIKGIFWAQPIADICTIIQTLFLVLRANKTLHF
- a CDS encoding molybdopterin-guanine dinucleotide biosynthesis protein MobB → MAFIFTVAGIKNSGKTSLCLLLLEYLKEADAKVTYVKHSHEKVLSSCHTDTGKALLYDIPVLYWGVDGYRYEKAGDLPLEKIQYNIEPDLDILLIEGGKSFSYPKVWIGEPEDCPSDILGVVAFYSLNSKREKETKCSRQIFYVGEEKFLAEYILSLSRKANPNKLTLTVEGEYIHLKPFVAEFIEGGIKGMLSSLKKIGKLNGNIEIFIKKDKRK